In a single window of the Roseofilum reptotaenium CS-1145 genome:
- a CDS encoding TMEM165/GDT1 family protein, whose translation MDWQLLSLSFAAVFLSELGDKSQVAAIALSGTSRSPRAVFLGTATALLLASFLGVMVGEGTAAILPTKLLKAIAALGFAIMAVRLLWPQEDIPQDFDSD comes from the coding sequence ATGGATTGGCAATTATTGAGTTTAAGTTTTGCAGCCGTATTCTTGTCCGAGTTAGGAGATAAAAGCCAGGTTGCGGCGATCGCCCTCAGTGGCACATCCCGCTCTCCCCGCGCCGTCTTTCTGGGCACAGCGACTGCTCTATTATTAGCCAGTTTTCTTGGGGTAATGGTCGGTGAAGGAACCGCCGCCATCTTACCGACCAAGCTATTAAAGGCGATCGCCGCCCTCGGATTCGCCATCATGGCCGTACGTTTACTCTGGCCCCAAGAAGATATCCCTCAAGACTTTGATTCCGATTAG
- a CDS encoding response regulator, which yields MADSNRTNPEESAILSYKTSKILVVDDVPENLRLLKTLLKNEGYDVRFAPNAKFALASLTQFVPDLILLDIMMPEMDGYTLCEQLKRNPETQKIPVIFLTALNEGADKVKGFEVGAVDYITKPFQGEEVLARVAHHLKLTQLNLQLQEKNQILLQKNHQLQEAERETRLLLEVTQYLTQASTWEKAITQIIKSICDRIFWDYGEAWLPQEDTQTLSYLPNPFVTHPTLKPFCQLSSTLEFQAGEGLPGKIWQNQTLEWIQDITQAPEELYTRQSLALQIGLKCAFGMPILVNQKVMAILVFYQSQITPCQLNIVALVQAIASQISFLIQRKQSELQLQQQAQDLAQALHQLKTTQIQLIQSEKMSSLGQLVAGISHEINNPVNFIAGNIDHLESYIHDLIQVYYAYQQSYPVPSSSLTELIADLELDFTLTDLPNVILSMKSGTERITKIVNSLRRFAHLDESQLKTVDIHDEIESVLTILNNRLKLQSSPDMSPVNISEIQVERDYGQLPKLDCFAGDLNQAFMQILMNGIDALQERYHGEKEQPNFPYSLAIKTQWIQDLSQVQIQISDNGMGIPANIKPRIFDPFFTTKPVGKGTGMGMAISYQIIVEKHGGSLKCLDTPGHTTFAIALPQRPKKQ from the coding sequence ATGGCAGATAGCAATAGGACAAACCCTGAAGAGAGCGCGATTCTCAGTTACAAAACCAGCAAAATCCTGGTGGTTGATGATGTACCTGAAAACCTGCGCTTGCTGAAAACTCTACTGAAAAATGAAGGATATGATGTACGATTCGCCCCTAATGCTAAATTCGCCTTAGCGAGTCTCACTCAATTTGTCCCGGATTTAATTCTCCTGGATATCATGATGCCAGAAATGGACGGATATACTCTCTGTGAACAATTAAAACGTAATCCCGAAACCCAAAAAATACCTGTTATTTTTTTGACCGCCTTAAATGAAGGAGCAGATAAAGTAAAAGGGTTTGAAGTAGGAGCAGTAGATTATATTACTAAACCATTTCAGGGTGAAGAGGTCTTGGCGCGAGTAGCCCATCACTTAAAGTTAACTCAGTTAAACCTCCAACTTCAAGAAAAAAACCAAATTTTACTCCAGAAAAACCATCAACTCCAAGAAGCAGAGCGAGAAACGCGACTCTTGTTAGAAGTCACTCAATATTTAACCCAAGCCTCTACCTGGGAAAAGGCCATTACCCAAATCATCAAAAGTATTTGCGATCGCATTTTCTGGGATTATGGAGAAGCCTGGTTACCCCAGGAGGACACCCAAACCTTATCCTATCTTCCCAATCCCTTCGTTACTCATCCGACGCTTAAACCCTTTTGTCAACTCAGTTCTACCTTAGAGTTCCAAGCCGGAGAAGGGCTACCTGGAAAAATCTGGCAGAATCAGACTCTAGAATGGATTCAAGATATTACTCAAGCCCCTGAAGAATTATATACGCGGCAATCCTTAGCCCTTCAAATTGGCTTAAAATGCGCCTTTGGTATGCCCATTTTAGTCAACCAAAAGGTGATGGCAATTCTAGTCTTTTACCAAAGTCAAATCACCCCTTGTCAACTAAATATCGTTGCCCTCGTTCAGGCGATCGCCAGCCAAATCAGTTTCCTGATCCAACGTAAACAAAGTGAACTGCAACTTCAACAGCAAGCCCAAGATCTCGCCCAAGCGCTTCACCAACTGAAAACTACTCAAATCCAACTGATCCAAAGTGAAAAAATGTCTAGCCTAGGGCAACTCGTGGCTGGAATATCCCATGAAATCAACAACCCAGTAAACTTTATTGCGGGCAACATCGACCACCTAGAAAGCTACATCCACGATCTGATTCAAGTGTATTATGCTTATCAACAATCCTATCCTGTACCTTCTTCTTCCTTAACTGAACTCATTGCCGATCTAGAACTCGACTTTACCCTAACTGACTTACCCAATGTCATCCTGTCTATGAAAAGCGGAACCGAAAGAATCACCAAAATTGTTAACTCATTACGTCGGTTCGCCCATTTAGATGAATCTCAACTCAAAACCGTAGACATTCATGATGAAATTGAAAGTGTACTTACAATCTTAAATAATCGCCTCAAACTCCAGTCTTCTCCAGACATGAGTCCAGTTAATATCTCCGAAATCCAAGTCGAACGAGATTATGGTCAATTGCCCAAACTCGACTGCTTTGCGGGAGACCTCAATCAAGCCTTTATGCAAATCCTGATGAACGGTATTGATGCCCTACAGGAAAGATATCACGGGGAAAAAGAACAGCCTAATTTTCCCTATAGTCTGGCGATTAAAACCCAATGGATTCAGGATTTATCTCAAGTACAAATCCAGATTAGTGACAATGGAATGGGGATTCCAGCAAATATTAAACCTCGCATTTTTGATCCCTTCTTTACCACTAAACCCGTCGGTAAGGGAACTGGGATGGGAATGGCCATCAGCTATCAAATTATTGTCGAAAAACATGGGGGTAGCCTTAAATGTCTAGATACTCCAGGCCACACTACCTTTGCGATCGCTCTTCCTCAACGGCCCAAAAAACAGTAA